A region of the Acidobacteriota bacterium genome:
GGCCACGACGCTCGTCCACAGAAAGAGCGTGCCGAGAAAGTAGATGTGCAGGTAGGGGACGCCGTGCGCCAGCGTCTCGGCGCTCGCCTGCAACGCCACCAGCAACGGCCGGCTCGCCAGGTAGCCGACCAGCGTGGTCGGCACGCCGAGCAGGACGACGAGGCGAAAGCTCTGCCGGACCGCACCGTCGACCTGCGCGCGGTTGCCGGCGCCCACGCCCTGGCTGACCAGCGTGATCACGCCGGTCGCCACCGCCAGCGCCGCCGATTCGAGCAGGAAGGTGACCTGCCGGTTCAGACCGATGGCCGCCGTCGCCTCGCTCCCGAGCCCGCGGACCATCAGGAAGTCGGCCGTACCCAGGCTCAGCTCGAGGACGCTGTAGACGAGGGTGGGCCAGGCGAGCGCCCAGATGCGGCGGTACGAGCCGCGGTCGGCGGATTCACTCATACACTTTGGTCGCGTTCCTGTTGCGGGGGGACAATACCAGGATCCGCGTGATCTCCGCCCGTGACATGCACCGTACGGAGAGAGCCCGATATGACCAACACGCGTGAACGGCCTGCCCGGTCTCGAAACGAGCGCTTCGAGACCGGGAGAGCCGACCGCAGGCCGTCTCCGCTCGCGCAGGAGGGTGCACGCCGAGCGGCCGGGAACCTCGATGCCGCGGTCTCGACGCTGGCCGCGCTCGTCGCCTTTCCGACGGTGGCCGCCCCGCCGGCGCCGAACGTGCAACTGGCGGCGTTCCGGCGCCTGAAGGAGTACCTGTCGCGCCTTTCCGACGACTGGGACTTCGACGTCGAGGACCACGGGGCGGCCGTCGTGATCGGCCTTGGACGGGCGCAGGACCGCCTGGGAATCCTGACCCACGGGGACGTGCAGCCCGCGGACCGCGAGCGGTGGCGCGGCGACCCGTTCAGTCTGGATGCGACGAGCGAGCCGGGGCGGCTCATCGGCCGCGGCGTCGAGGACGACAAGGCGTCGATCTCCACCGCGCTCCATGCCATGCGCACGGTCAGCCGCATCGGTGTCCCGTTGCGGCGGCGGATCGAGCTCATCGTCTCGATGACGGAGGAATCGGACTGGACCCCGTTCCGGGAGTTCGTCCGCGGCTGGGACCCGCCGGCGCTCAACGTGGCCCTCGACGCCAAGTACCCCGTCGTGACCGCGGAGAAGGGAACGGGCGGCATCTTCCTGACGGTGCCGCCGGACCCGCCCGTCCGACCCCGGCCGGCTCGGCGCGGGGCCCGTCTCGTGTCGTTCACCGGCGGCGAGGCGCGGACCCGGGTTCCCGCCGCGGCGGTGGCGGTCATCGAGAACGCGGGATTGGAACTGGCGGCAGAGTTGCGCGCCGCCGCGGATCCGTCATGCGGCGTGACCTTCGCACTGGAATCGGAAGGCGACGTGCTCACGGTGCGGGCGCGCGGCGCGGCCGCCCACTCGTCCACGCCCTGGGAGGGCCGCAACGCCGTCACGCACCTGGCGGCGCTGCTGGCGCGCCGCGACTGGCCGCCGACGCCCGCGAGCCGCATGCTGCAACTCGTCGTCGACCTGGTCGGCACCGGCGACCTCGCCGAGCGCTTCGGCGACCTGGCCTGCGCGCATCCCTTCATGGGACCCCTCACCCTCGTCCTGACCCGCCTCTATCCCTGCGACGACGGGGGCATCGAGGCGTGCCTCAACCTCCGCTGCCCGGCCGGGCGCAGCCGGGAGCAGGTGGAGGTGCAGGTCCGCGAGGCGGTCGAGGCCTGGACGGCGCGGCGCGGACGCGCGGCGCCCGGCTGGCGGCTGACGATGGGGGACCCGTACTACCTGGAATCGGCGCCCCACGTTCCCGTGCTGGTCGACGTCTACCGCCACTACACGGGGCAGCACGACGCGGGCCCCGTCGCGGTGGGCGGCGGCACGCAGGCGCGCCTGCTGCCCAACGGAGTCAACTTCGGACCCTCGATGCCCGGTGCGGCCTACACCGGGCACAGCGACCACGAGTTCGTGACGGTCGAGCAGCTCCGGCTGAACCTGATGATGCAGGCGGCGATGCTGGTGGAGCTGGCCGCCGGGTGACGGACCCTACTGCTTCCTCGCGGTCCAGTCCCCGGAACCGTACCAGACGAAGTGGCCCTCGTCGCCGGCGATGGTGGCGCCGTCGATCTCGCCCGAGAGGTTGATCGGCATGTCGCCGTCGAGGTCCGGCACGATGAACACGAACGCGATCGTGTTGCCGTCGACGGAGCCCTCGACGGGCAGGGTGCCCTCGCCATCGTGCATGTCGATCTCGCCGCCGAGCGTGGCGCCGTTCTGCTCGAACGTGACCGTCCAGGTCTGCTCGCCGGTTTGCGTGTCGAGATCGATCTGCCAGATGCCGCTCACGTCGGACTGCGCGTGGACGCCGGCGCCGTAGAGAGCGGCGGCCAGCGCGACGGCGGTGATTCCCAGGATGGCTGTCATTCGCGTGCGTCTCGTCATCATCACTCCTGTCCGCTCGTGGGCTCGCCAATTCTACGGCACCGGCCGCGCGACACGAACCGGACGCCGGCCACGCCGCCGAATCGGCAGTCCGGGCGACCGGAACAGCGGGGACGCGAGTAGAATGTGTGGCCGGCCGGCTCGGGCGACGAACGCGGCCCCCGCCGGCGTGGCAGTTCGCAGCGGCGGGAACCAGACCGCGACGCCCCCGGGCGTCGAGACGAGAGGAGCGCCCGAATGACTGACGCGACCGCAGGCTCTGCCGATTCCGCGCCGAACCGCTGGCTTCCCCTCATCGGCGGCGTGCTGATGAACCTGGCCCTCGGCGTGATCTACGCCTGGAGCGTCTTCGTGGCGCCGTTCGACGCCGACTTCGGTTGGACGCGCACCGAGGTCTCGGTGGTCTTCACCATCGCCATCCTCTCGGTCGGCTCCTGGTTCGTGGTCGCCGGCTTCCTGCAAGACCGCTTCGGACCGCAGAAGGTCGCCGCGTTCGGCGGCGTCCTCTACGCGCTCGGCTTCTTCCTGGCCAGCCAGACCGAGTCGCTCATCTGGCTCTACGTCACCTTCGGCGCCATCGCCGGCGCCGGCAACGGCTTCGGCTACGCGATCCCCATCCCGGTCTGCTCGAAGTGGTTCCCCGACCGGCGCGGCCTTGCGGTCGGCCTCGTCGTCGGAGGCTACGGCGCCGGTTCCGGCATCTACGGGCCGCTCGCGCGCGAGTGGCTGATCCCGACCTACGGCTGGCAGGGAACGATGCAGATCTCCGCGGTCATCTTCCTGGTGATGACGCTGGTCGCGGCTTATCTGCTGAAGAACCCGCCAGCAGGCTACCGGCCTCCGACCCCGGCGGCGGCGCCTGCCGCGGGCGGCGCGCCGAAAGCGGCTGCACCGGCAACGGCGCGCGACTTCTCCACCGCGGAGATGGTCCGCACGCCGACCTTCTATTTCCTCTGGGTCGCCTACTGCCTGGGCGCGGCGGCCGGCCTGATGGTGATCAGCCAGCTCGTCCCGGTGGGCGCCGCGGCGGGCCTGGGCGCGGCGGCGGCCCTGGGGCTGACGATCGGCGCCATCG
Encoded here:
- a CDS encoding dipeptidase; its protein translation is MTNTRERPARSRNERFETGRADRRPSPLAQEGARRAAGNLDAAVSTLAALVAFPTVAAPPAPNVQLAAFRRLKEYLSRLSDDWDFDVEDHGAAVVIGLGRAQDRLGILTHGDVQPADRERWRGDPFSLDATSEPGRLIGRGVEDDKASISTALHAMRTVSRIGVPLRRRIELIVSMTEESDWTPFREFVRGWDPPALNVALDAKYPVVTAEKGTGGIFLTVPPDPPVRPRPARRGARLVSFTGGEARTRVPAAAVAVIENAGLELAAELRAAADPSCGVTFALESEGDVLTVRARGAAAHSSTPWEGRNAVTHLAALLARRDWPPTPASRMLQLVVDLVGTGDLAERFGDLACAHPFMGPLTLVLTRLYPCDDGGIEACLNLRCPAGRSREQVEVQVREAVEAWTARRGRAAPGWRLTMGDPYYLESAPHVPVLVDVYRHYTGQHDAGPVAVGGGTQARLLPNGVNFGPSMPGAAYTGHSDHEFVTVEQLRLNLMMQAAMLVELAAG
- a CDS encoding OFA family MFS transporter produces the protein MTDATAGSADSAPNRWLPLIGGVLMNLALGVIYAWSVFVAPFDADFGWTRTEVSVVFTIAILSVGSWFVVAGFLQDRFGPQKVAAFGGVLYALGFFLASQTESLIWLYVTFGAIAGAGNGFGYAIPIPVCSKWFPDRRGLAVGLVVGGYGAGSGIYGPLAREWLIPTYGWQGTMQISAVIFLVMTLVAAYLLKNPPAGYRPPTPAAAPAAGGAPKAAAPATARDFSTAEMVRTPTFYFLWVAYCLGAAAGLMVISQLVPVGAAAGLGAAAALGLTIGAIGNTGGRVLSGWMSDTFGRLNTLRIMVLLSAAALPLFPLFAGQVILFYLLLVVIYYCYGTLLSVFASTCADFYGTKHMGVNYGLLFSAWGVAGIVGPVIAGRVFDASGDYELAFYLAAGLSVVALGALLLAKQPQAPAQAS